A window of Candidatus Omnitrophota bacterium contains these coding sequences:
- a CDS encoding TraB/GumN family protein, with protein sequence MKILRRYIAAAAVLLLFSWPASADKFILKSGAEIEGDIVERTDSYTKVDIGGTEVTVFNDEIAQEGSAAPSTGKHFLWKASSGSDTCYILGSVHFAKKEIYPLDREIEGAFDRAGVLAVEVDVLNIDPVEIQRITMESAVYPPGRTLKQEISADVYNATAAKLKEFGLDMEQFEIFKPWLCALTIIGLEFQKLGFNPEDGVDMHFLNKARGVKKIVELETFDFQVKLLNSFSDELQELFLSSTILELSTLESEMGRIMDAWLSGDTRSLEEIMFAELSGHPEFEPVYEKMFFERNKNMASRIEGFLNSGETHFVIVGAGHLVGERGIVKLLEQKGYGVEQL encoded by the coding sequence TTGAAAATACTTAGGAGGTATATTGCGGCCGCAGCTGTTTTACTTTTATTCTCCTGGCCCGCATCTGCCGATAAGTTTATCCTTAAGTCAGGCGCCGAGATAGAAGGAGATATAGTAGAAAGAACAGACAGTTATACAAAGGTGGACATCGGCGGGACAGAGGTAACGGTCTTTAACGACGAGATCGCGCAGGAGGGCAGCGCCGCCCCATCAACAGGTAAACATTTTCTCTGGAAGGCCTCTTCAGGCAGCGATACTTGTTATATCCTGGGTTCCGTGCATTTCGCGAAAAAGGAGATCTATCCTCTGGACAGAGAGATAGAAGGCGCTTTTGACAGGGCGGGGGTTTTAGCGGTAGAGGTGGACGTCCTTAATATTGACCCGGTTGAGATACAAAGGATCACCATGGAGAGCGCCGTTTACCCTCCGGGGCGCACTCTTAAACAGGAGATATCTGCGGATGTCTATAATGCAACAGCGGCAAAGCTTAAGGAATTCGGGCTGGATATGGAGCAGTTCGAGATCTTTAAACCCTGGCTTTGCGCCCTGACCATAATCGGGCTTGAATTCCAAAAGCTGGGATTTAACCCTGAAGACGGGGTTGACATGCATTTTCTCAATAAGGCAAGGGGCGTCAAAAAGATAGTCGAACTTGAGACCTTTGATTTTCAGGTCAAGCTTTTAAATTCATTTTCAGACGAACTGCAGGAGCTGTTTTTATCGTCCACGATATTAGAGCTGAGTACCCTTGAGAGCGAGATGGGCAGGATAATGGATGCCTGGCTCTCCGGGGATACCCGTTCGCTTGAAGAGATAATGTTCGCGGAGCTGTCAGGGCACCCGGAGTTCGAGCCGGTTTACGAAAAGATGTTTTTTGAAAGAAATAAGAACATGGCTTCCAGGATAGAGGGGTTCTTAAACAGCGGCGAGACCCATTTTGTGATCGTGGGCGCGGGCCATCTGGTAGGAGAGAGAGGCATCGTCAAATTATTGGAACAGAAAGGATACGGCGTTGAGCAATTATAA
- a CDS encoding ATP-binding cassette domain-containing protein, with the protein MIAQIKDLKKYFMIEAGPFSAGSRQVTAVDGVSFVINENESVGLVGESGCGKTTLAKLILKIIAPTSGEVNFDPRSIANPRKDAQVVFQNPYNSLDPLMKVRDILSEPLLIHRIVPSEQVVGEMKRLLDLCQMDEGALSRYPDELSQGQRQRICIARALASRPKLLVLDEPLSALDLTIQRQILHLLLDLRERFSISFLFISHNIALVKRLSEKILVMYRGKIVEEGASDIVVSQPQHPYTRSLIREVKFENT; encoded by the coding sequence ATGATCGCGCAGATAAAGGACCTGAAAAAATATTTTATGATAGAGGCGGGGCCGTTTAGCGCCGGCTCAAGGCAGGTAACGGCGGTTGACGGAGTGAGTTTTGTCATTAATGAAAATGAATCGGTGGGTCTTGTGGGAGAGTCGGGCTGCGGCAAGACAACGCTGGCAAAGCTCATTTTGAAGATCATCGCCCCCACTTCAGGCGAGGTGAATTTTGATCCGCGCAGCATCGCTAACCCGCGCAAAGACGCGCAGGTCGTGTTCCAGAATCCCTACAACAGCCTCGATCCCTTGATGAAGGTAAGGGACATCCTGTCAGAGCCGCTATTGATACACCGGATCGTACCCAGTGAGCAAGTCGTTGGGGAGATGAAGAGATTGCTCGATCTCTGCCAGATGGATGAGGGCGCGCTTTCCAGATACCCGGATGAATTAAGCCAGGGGCAGAGGCAGAGGATCTGCATTGCCCGCGCGCTGGCGTCTCGTCCGAAACTTCTTGTTTTGGATGAGCCGCTTTCCGCGCTGGACCTGACCATCCAGCGGCAGATCCTGCATCTCTTGCTTGATCTAAGGGAGAGGTTCTCCATTTCTTTTCTGTTCATTTCACACAATATAGCGCTGGTGAAGCGCTTGTCAGAGAAGATACTGGTCATGTATAGAGGTAAGATCGTAGAGGAGGGCGCCAGCGATATAGTGGTCTCGCAGCCTCAGCATCCATACACACGCAGTTTAATCAGGGAGGTGAAATTTGAAAATACTTAG
- a CDS encoding ABC transporter ATP-binding protein: MEDLLRIEGLKVDIRIGDKVISAVREATLAVRPRSIFALAGESGSGKTITALSITNILPPSARIIRGRVYFDGLDIFSLSRQRLQELRGSEISYIFQEPAAYLNPVLSIGEQVGECVAFHQKTDRAETRKRAIELLRMARMPRPEDVFGQYPHQLSGGMNQRAMIATALASSPKLLIADEPTTALDVNTQSEILRLLLDLKNKFGFSVLFITHDLSIVRKIADDVAIMYRGEIVESGGREQIFSSPKHAHTRELISAYEELAVL, translated from the coding sequence TTGGAAGATCTGCTCAGGATAGAGGGGCTTAAGGTAGATATCCGGATAGGGGATAAGGTGATCTCAGCGGTCAGGGAGGCCACCCTTGCTGTCAGGCCGCGCTCCATATTCGCCCTTGCCGGAGAGAGCGGCTCGGGCAAGACCATCACAGCCCTTTCCATCACCAATATCCTTCCGCCCTCGGCGAGGATCATCAGAGGCAGGGTATATTTTGACGGCTTAGATATATTTTCCCTGAGCCGGCAACGCTTGCAGGAATTGAGGGGCAGCGAGATCTCTTATATTTTTCAGGAGCCGGCAGCGTATCTTAACCCGGTATTATCCATCGGAGAGCAGGTCGGCGAATGCGTGGCGTTCCACCAGAAGACAGACAGGGCCGAGACAAGAAAGAGGGCCATTGAACTTCTCAGGATGGCGAGGATGCCGCGTCCGGAAGACGTGTTCGGGCAGTATCCTCATCAGCTTTCCGGAGGGATGAACCAGAGGGCGATGATAGCTACGGCGCTGGCAAGCAGCCCCAAACTTCTCATCGCGGACGAGCCGACCACCGCGCTTGACGTTAATACCCAGTCAGAGATATTGCGCCTTTTGCTTGACCTGAAAAATAAATTCGGATTTTCCGTTCTATTCATAACCCACGATCTGTCCATTGTGCGTAAGATAGCGGATGATGTGGCGATAATGTACAGGGGAGAGATAGTGGAGTCGGGCGGCAGAGAGCAGATCTTTTCCAGCCCGAAGCACGCGCACACCCGGGAGCTGATCAGCGCGTATGAGGAGCTGGCGGTTTTATGA
- a CDS encoding ABC transporter permease, which produces MRENKGLFIAGAIIISLFAILAIFAPAVAPYDPGSIDADNLLMSPSKAHIFGTDSLGRDIFSRMVFGARISLSIGFIAVGIAVLIGVMLGSISGFYGGWLDSLIMRFTDIMLCFPAFFLILSVVALLEPSIFNIMFIIGITSWMGTARLIRAEILSLRHREFIQAEVAIGASNFRIIFRHLIPNAIGPVLVSAILGISAAILLESSLSFLGLGVQPPTPSWGNMLIEAKSTLGVAWWLMLFPGMAILLTILGFNFIGEGLRGRS; this is translated from the coding sequence ATGAGAGAAAACAAAGGTTTGTTTATAGCCGGGGCCATAATAATCTCCCTCTTCGCCATCCTGGCAATATTCGCGCCCGCGGTCGCGCCTTATGACCCGGGCAGCATAGACGCCGATAACCTGCTTATGTCGCCTTCAAAGGCGCACATCTTCGGCACGGATTCGCTGGGCAGGGACATATTCAGCCGTATGGTTTTCGGCGCGCGCATCTCGCTTTCCATAGGTTTTATCGCGGTGGGTATCGCGGTGTTGATCGGGGTGATGCTGGGCTCTATTTCCGGGTTTTACGGCGGCTGGCTGGATTCGCTGATAATGCGTTTCACGGATATAATGTTGTGCTTTCCCGCTTTTTTCCTGATACTGAGCGTCGTGGCTCTGCTTGAACCGTCAATATTCAATATAATGTTCATAATCGGCATTACCAGCTGGATGGGCACTGCCCGCCTTATCCGGGCGGAGATCCTGTCCTTGAGGCACAGGGAGTTTATACAGGCAGAGGTGGCAATAGGGGCCTCCAACTTCAGGATCATCTTCCGGCATCTTATACCTAACGCCATAGGCCCGGTGCTGGTAAGCGCTATCTTAGGCATTTCCGCCGCCATACTTCTTGAGTCGTCTTTAAGTTTTCTCGGCTTAGGCGTTCAGCCGCCCACGCCCAGCTGGGGCAATATGCTTATAGAGGCAAAGTCAACTTTGGGCGTGGCATGGTGGTTGATGTTATTCCCCGGTATGGCGATACTGCTGACTATACTGGGATTTAATTTTATCGGAGAGGGTTTAAGGGGGAGGTCCTGA
- a CDS encoding ABC transporter permease yields MIAYILRRLLHMIPLLLGITVISFAVIHLAPGKPTTMTEAMNPKFSPEVRQKLERLYGLDKPLHIQYVDWFKRVAKLDFGRSFLDSRPVMDKIKERVGITLAINILAICLILAAALPIGISSAVRQNTLYDKFFTVFVFVGFAMPSFWLALALMDFFGVKMHWFPISGLKSLNFEYLSWPGKLIDMSSHLVLPVFVSAFGGLAGMSRYMRQNMIRELKMPYIYTARAKGLPEKVVIYKHAMKNALLPVVTILGLSVPGLLGGSVILESVFGIPGLGKLFFEAVMSRDYPLIMAELVITSILTLLGNMLADISYACVDPRIRYKKI; encoded by the coding sequence ATGATCGCTTATATATTACGCAGGTTGCTGCATATGATCCCGCTTCTGCTGGGGATCACGGTAATCAGTTTTGCCGTGATACACCTGGCGCCGGGCAAGCCCACCACGATGACCGAGGCGATGAACCCGAAATTCTCTCCCGAAGTCAGGCAGAAACTGGAGCGGCTCTATGGCCTGGACAAGCCGCTTCATATCCAGTATGTGGACTGGTTCAAGCGGGTTGCCAAGCTTGATTTCGGCAGGTCGTTCCTGGATTCAAGGCCGGTAATGGACAAGATAAAGGAGCGCGTAGGCATAACACTGGCGATAAACATACTGGCAATATGCCTGATCTTGGCGGCCGCGCTTCCCATAGGCATAAGCAGCGCGGTGCGGCAGAATACGCTGTATGATAAATTCTTTACCGTGTTTGTTTTTGTGGGATTTGCCATGCCGTCATTTTGGCTGGCGCTGGCGCTGATGGACTTTTTTGGCGTGAAGATGCATTGGTTTCCCATATCAGGGCTGAAGTCGTTGAACTTTGAGTATCTGAGCTGGCCGGGAAAACTTATTGATATGTCCAGCCATCTTGTCCTGCCTGTGTTCGTTTCCGCGTTCGGCGGCCTGGCAGGGATGAGCCGTTATATGAGGCAGAATATGATACGCGAGTTGAAGATGCCCTATATTTATACGGCAAGGGCTAAAGGGCTGCCCGAGAAAGTGGTGATCTACAAGCACGCGATGAAGAACGCGCTGTTGCCGGTGGTGACAATATTGGGGCTTTCAGTGCCCGGGCTTTTAGGCGGCAGCGTGATCCTGGAAAGCGTGTTCGGCATCCCGGGTTTAGGCAAACTCTTTTTTGAGGCGGTAATGAGCAGGGATTATCCTTTGATCATGGCGGAGCTTGTAATAACCTCTATCCTGACCCTGCTGGGCAATATGCTGGCTGATATCTCTTACGCCTGCGTTGACCCGAGGATCAGGTATAAGAAAATATAG
- a CDS encoding peptide-binding protein, translating into MLIAIVLLFSLNAVCYAGDQGDAFVSVSIGDARTLIPILASDSSSAEICGLIFNGLLKYDKDIKLTGDLAESWDVLDAGLTIVFHLRRGVKWHDGREFTSRDVEFTYNKLVDPKVKTPYSGDFEKVAELEAVDDHTVRVRYKEPFSPGLSSWGMWIMPEHLLKNEDLDISDFSRRPVGTGPYKFKRWLTQDRIELEANSEYFEGRPFIDRYVYRVIPDTATIFLELQMENIDSAGLTPLQYRRQTDSGFFRSRFSKYNLPSFGFTYLGYNLNNDLFKDVRVRQALDYAVDKNEIIKIVLLGLGRPATGPFAPESWAYNKEVLARHFDPAMSKKLLAEAGWHDSDNDGWLDKGGRVFEFTIITNQGNEQRIRVAEIIQRRLEPLGVKVKLKVIEWSVLLAEYIDKRDFDAVLLGWSLGREPDIFDIWHSSKTREGEFNFIGYKNAEVDRLLNEARREFDIDKRKGYYHKAHKMIYDDQPYMFLYVPDSLQALHKRFRGVEAAPLGIGWNFIKWWVPLSEQKYRMKQ; encoded by the coding sequence TTGCTGATAGCGATAGTCCTTTTGTTTTCTCTGAACGCCGTATGCTATGCCGGGGATCAAGGCGATGCCTTTGTTTCCGTTTCCATCGGCGACGCGCGCACGCTCATACCCATACTTGCCTCTGATTCCTCTTCCGCTGAGATCTGCGGCTTGATCTTTAACGGCCTGCTTAAATACGATAAAGACATAAAACTGACCGGCGACCTGGCAGAGAGCTGGGATGTGCTTGACGCGGGGCTGACCATCGTGTTTCATTTAAGGCGCGGCGTCAAGTGGCATGACGGCAGGGAATTCACCAGCCGCGATGTTGAATTTACCTATAATAAGCTGGTTGACCCGAAAGTCAAGACGCCTTATTCCGGTGACTTTGAGAAGGTCGCTGAACTGGAAGCGGTTGACGATCATACGGTGAGGGTAAGATACAAAGAGCCGTTTTCTCCGGGCCTGAGCAGCTGGGGTATGTGGATCATGCCGGAGCATCTGCTTAAGAATGAGGACCTGGACATATCTGATTTTTCCCGCCGCCCCGTAGGCACCGGCCCCTATAAGTTCAAGAGATGGCTTACGCAGGACAGGATAGAGCTGGAAGCCAACAGCGAATACTTTGAAGGCAGGCCGTTCATAGACAGGTATGTCTACAGGGTCATCCCTGATACGGCGACGATATTCCTTGAGCTTCAGATGGAAAACATAGATTCAGCCGGGCTGACGCCTTTGCAGTACAGGAGGCAGACGGATTCCGGGTTTTTCCGGAGCCGTTTCTCCAAATATAACCTGCCCAGTTTTGGTTTTACCTATTTAGGTTATAATCTGAACAACGATCTATTCAAAGATGTAAGGGTGAGGCAGGCGCTGGACTACGCGGTTGATAAGAATGAGATCATTAAGATCGTGCTGTTGGGGCTGGGCAGGCCGGCTACCGGGCCTTTTGCCCCTGAATCATGGGCATACAATAAGGAGGTGTTGGCGCGCCACTTTGATCCCGCGATGTCAAAGAAGCTGTTGGCTGAAGCCGGTTGGCATGATAGCGATAATGACGGCTGGCTGGACAAAGGCGGCAGGGTATTTGAGTTCACCATCATCACTAATCAGGGCAATGAGCAGAGGATTCGCGTTGCCGAAATAATCCAGAGGCGCCTTGAGCCGTTAGGCGTAAAGGTGAAGCTCAAGGTCATAGAATGGAGCGTGCTGCTGGCGGAGTATATTGACAAGCGTGATTTTGACGCCGTGCTCCTGGGGTGGTCGCTGGGCCGCGAACCCGATATCTTTGATATCTGGCATTCCTCCAAGACCAGAGAAGGAGAATTCAATTTTATCGGCTATAAGAACGCTGAGGTTGACCGCCTGCTGAATGAGGCCAGGCGCGAGTTTGACATAGATAAGCGTAAAGGGTATTACCATAAGGCGCACAAGATGATTTATGACGACCAGCCGTATATGTTCCTCTACGTGCCTGATTCTTTGCAGGCGCTTCATAAGCGCTTCAGGGGCGTTGAGGCCGCGCCTTTGGGGATCGGCTGGAATTTTATCAAATGGTGGGTGCCTTTGAGTGAGCAGAAATACAGGATGAAGCAATGA
- the secG gene encoding preprotein translocase subunit SecG, whose protein sequence is MLGLLTALHVIICVLLIAVILIQQGKGGGLVEMASGMESIFGTKTSSFIAKTTAILATAFLCSSLVIAFLSARQSRSLMESAASVASAADSSIQDISKPQPPAAVQEQAEPVPQPQASVPEQAK, encoded by the coding sequence ATGTTAGGATTACTTACCGCGTTACACGTGATCATATGCGTATTGTTGATAGCGGTGATACTTATCCAGCAGGGCAAAGGAGGCGGCCTTGTTGAGATGGCTTCCGGCATGGAGTCGATCTTCGGCACAAAGACCAGCTCTTTTATCGCCAAGACCACCGCTATCCTGGCCACTGCCTTTCTCTGTTCTTCTTTGGTGATCGCCTTTCTTTCCGCGCGGCAGTCCCGTTCGCTTATGGAGTCAGCTGCCTCGGTAGCGTCCGCGGCTGATTCGTCTATACAGGATATAAGCAAGCCGCAGCCGCCGGCAGCCGTTCAGGAGCAGGCAGAGCCCGTTCCTCAACCTCAAGCCAGTGTGCCTGAGCAAGCAAAATAA
- the tpiA gene encoding triose-phosphate isomerase, with protein MRRPIIAGNWKLNKTIAESLELVNNLKRQLLDVEEVELVVCPPFTALAEVAEALFETNIQVGAQDCYWEDSGAFTGEVSAPMLKDAGAKFIIVGHSERRQFFSETDQTVNKKVKAVLKAGLTPIACVGENLTQREKGQTFAIIESHIKGAFDGISAEDAAGIVVAYEPVWAIGTGKTATPQQAQEAHNFIRKLLAKLYNDDVAGSVRIQYGGSVKPANARELMAQADIDGALVGGASLEAESFAAIVNNSRGVSK; from the coding sequence ATGAGAAGGCCGATAATAGCCGGTAACTGGAAATTGAATAAGACCATCGCCGAGTCGCTTGAGCTGGTGAATAACCTTAAGCGGCAGCTTCTGGACGTGGAAGAAGTAGAGCTGGTGGTCTGTCCGCCTTTTACGGCGCTGGCTGAGGTTGCCGAGGCGTTGTTTGAGACAAACATACAGGTTGGAGCGCAGGACTGCTATTGGGAAGACAGCGGCGCTTTCACGGGAGAGGTTTCCGCGCCGATGTTAAAGGACGCCGGGGCAAAATTCATCATTGTCGGGCATTCAGAAAGGCGGCAGTTCTTTTCCGAAACAGATCAGACGGTGAACAAAAAGGTGAAGGCGGTATTGAAAGCAGGGCTTACGCCTATTGCCTGCGTGGGAGAGAACCTCACGCAGCGGGAAAAAGGCCAGACCTTCGCCATCATAGAGAGCCATATAAAGGGCGCCTTTGATGGGATCTCCGCGGAAGACGCGGCTGGAATTGTGGTTGCCTATGAGCCGGTATGGGCGATAGGCACAGGCAAGACCGCCACCCCGCAGCAGGCGCAGGAAGCGCATAATTTTATTCGCAAATTGCTGGCAAAGTTGTATAATGATGATGTTGCCGGCAGCGTGCGTATTCAGTACGGAGGCAGCGTTAAGCCGGCTAATGCGCGCGAGTTAATGGCTCAAGCGGATATTGACGGAGCGCTTGTGGGAGGCGCCAGCCTTGAGGCAGAGTCGTTCGCGGCAATAGTCAACAATTCAAGAGGAGTGAGTAAATAA
- a CDS encoding phosphoglycerate kinase, with product MDKMTIRDIDLKGKKVLMRADFNVPLDESLNITDDIRIRAAVPTMKYILDKGAAKLILMSHLGRPKGKPEAKYSLQPVAERLNKLLNMPVKKLNDCVKVKAEVDAAKEKVILLENLRFHAEEEANDPAFAKELAGLADIFVNDAFGTAHRAHASTEGVTKYLPSVAGFLLEKEIEYLIGALDKPKKPFVIILGGAKISDKIGVIENLLPKADCIIIGGGMAYTFLVALGKNVGSSKLEPDKVNIAKKILDDARTKNVNIALPVDHVASDRFDASAEPHVIDSEDIPEGLMALDIGPKTIEKFKAALKGAKTVVWNGPLGVSEWDSFKKGTEEIANLIAALGATTIIGGGDTAAAIAKFKLEDKMTHISTGGGASLELMEGKILPGIAALKDKK from the coding sequence ATGGATAAAATGACTATTAGAGACATTGACCTGAAAGGCAAAAAAGTGCTTATGCGGGCGGACTTTAATGTGCCGCTCGATGAATCTTTGAACATCACCGATGACATCAGAATACGCGCGGCAGTCCCCACAATGAAATACATCCTGGACAAAGGCGCGGCAAAGTTAATCCTGATGAGCCATCTGGGCAGGCCAAAGGGCAAGCCGGAGGCAAAATACAGCTTACAGCCCGTAGCCGAGAGATTAAACAAACTCCTGAATATGCCCGTGAAAAAACTCAACGACTGCGTCAAAGTCAAGGCAGAAGTCGATGCCGCGAAAGAAAAAGTCATCCTGCTGGAGAACTTGAGATTCCACGCCGAAGAAGAAGCCAATGACCCTGCCTTCGCCAAAGAACTGGCAGGCCTGGCAGACATATTCGTCAATGACGCCTTCGGCACAGCCCATAGAGCGCACGCATCAACAGAAGGCGTTACAAAATACCTGCCTTCGGTAGCCGGCTTCCTGCTGGAGAAAGAAATAGAGTACCTTATCGGCGCCCTGGATAAACCCAAAAAGCCCTTCGTGATAATCCTCGGCGGCGCCAAGATCTCCGACAAAATAGGTGTGATCGAAAATCTGCTGCCCAAGGCCGACTGCATCATAATCGGCGGAGGAATGGCCTACACCTTCCTTGTTGCCTTAGGCAAGAATGTCGGCAGTTCCAAGCTTGAGCCGGATAAAGTAAATATCGCCAAGAAGATCCTGGACGACGCCAGGACAAAGAATGTGAACATAGCCCTTCCTGTAGACCATGTAGCGTCTGACAGGTTTGACGCCTCGGCAGAGCCCCACGTTATTGACTCCGAGGATATCCCCGAAGGCCTGATGGCCCTTGATATCGGGCCAAAGACAATAGAAAAGTTCAAGGCCGCCTTAAAAGGCGCCAAGACAGTAGTATGGAACGGCCCGCTTGGGGTTTCCGAATGGGATTCTTTTAAGAAGGGCACAGAAGAGATAGCCAACCTGATAGCCGCGTTGGGAGCCACCACGATAATCGGCGGCGGCGATACCGCGGCGGCAATAGCCAAATTTAAACTGGAAGACAAAATGACCCACATCTCAACCGGCGGCGGGGCATCTCTTGAGCTTATGGAGGGAAAAATCCTTCCCGGCATCGCGGCACTGAAGGACAAAAAATAA
- a CDS encoding ATP-binding protein, whose product MDQQIDPKTEKLILLDSIFSPSAPIDKKDLFAGRISQIDAVYASINEKGRHAILYGERGVGKTSLSNIINELLPAQIVVKVNCVTNDDFSAIWRKLLKRIYITSEQAKLGFGKDTELKSFSLNGFLSPDKPINPDDVVHIFEKISKFIILIIDEFDRVDDTKTKRLFSDIIKAFSDSLFNVTLVIVGVAHNVNELIGEHASIERNLRQVFLQRMSREELKEIINKGLSILALNMNEEIKNRIASLSQGFPHYTHLLSKYCAKQAIISERNEITSADFEMAIEQALDDTQESIRDLYQKATIASKKTMFSEVLLACALAPVDDYGTFRAMDILAPLKYITERTTMTVSYFAYNLSQLCSADRGDVLEKIGKPKRYRYRFKNPLLKPFIILKNISSGIIDMTTVERFTV is encoded by the coding sequence ATGGATCAACAAATCGACCCTAAGACAGAAAAACTTATATTATTAGATTCCATATTTTCACCATCCGCACCTATTGATAAGAAAGATTTATTTGCAGGGAGAATATCGCAAATTGATGCAGTTTATGCAAGCATAAACGAAAAAGGACGTCATGCTATTTTATACGGAGAGAGGGGGGTTGGAAAGACTTCTTTATCGAATATAATTAATGAGTTATTACCTGCTCAAATAGTTGTTAAAGTAAACTGCGTTACCAATGATGATTTTTCAGCTATCTGGAGAAAATTGCTTAAGCGGATATATATAACCTCAGAGCAGGCTAAGCTTGGCTTTGGTAAAGATACAGAGTTAAAATCCTTTTCTCTTAATGGCTTTCTTTCTCCAGATAAGCCAATAAATCCAGATGATGTTGTACATATTTTCGAGAAGATTTCGAAATTTATAATATTAATTATTGATGAATTTGATAGAGTAGACGATACTAAAACTAAGCGACTTTTTTCAGATATTATTAAAGCTTTTTCCGACAGTTTATTTAACGTTACTTTAGTTATAGTTGGCGTTGCACATAATGTAAATGAGTTAATAGGAGAACACGCTTCGATTGAAAGAAATCTTCGGCAAGTCTTTCTTCAACGTATGTCTCGTGAAGAACTCAAGGAGATCATAAATAAGGGTCTTAGTATTTTAGCGCTCAACATGAACGAGGAAATAAAAAATCGCATTGCAAGTCTATCTCAAGGATTTCCGCATTATACTCATTTGTTATCTAAATATTGTGCTAAACAAGCTATTATTAGTGAAAGAAATGAAATCACTTCAGCAGATTTTGAAATGGCAATAGAACAGGCCTTAGATGATACACAAGAAAGCATAAGAGATTTGTATCAAAAAGCAACTATAGCTTCAAAGAAAACAATGTTTAGCGAAGTTTTGCTTGCTTGTGCTTTGGCACCTGTAGATGATTACGGAACTTTCCGTGCAATGGATATTTTAGCCCCTCTTAAATATATAACCGAAAGGACGACGATGACTGTTTCTTATTTCGCGTATAATTTAAGTCAATTATGTAGTGCCGATCGAGGAGATGTTTTAGAAAAGATAGGTAAACCTAAACGATACAGATATCGATTTAAAAATCCATTATTAAAACCTTTTATCATTTTGAAGAATATTAGTTCTGGGATTATAGATATGACTACTGTTGAAAGATTTACCGTATAA
- a CDS encoding DUF5678 domain-containing protein: MIKTLIKGNRYNGRYVAMRDFDDSRVIGYGDTAQEAFKKAVKKGYNNPVVVFVPLKGMAQIY; the protein is encoded by the coding sequence ATGATAAAGACGCTTATAAAAGGCAATAGATATAACGGCAGATATGTAGCGATGCGGGATTTTGATGATTCCAGGGTTATCGGCTACGGCGATACTGCTCAGGAGGCCTTTAAAAAGGCAGTAAAAAAGGGCTATAATAATCCCGTTGTGGTATTTGTGCCATTAAAAGGCATGGCGCAAATCTACTAA
- the phoU gene encoding phosphate signaling complex protein PhoU, with protein sequence MERHVDQELKELNKEILKMAALAEEAIYRSVEALKGRDKDMVKSVISNDADIDKLELSVDEKCIDLIARYQPMAKDLRFITTGMKINAELERIADIAVDIAQRTLEIVDKPLLKPLIDIPRLTAVAQNMVKMSIDAFVKGDIALAKQVLLSDSQADQLRDVIQKELIEDYMVKDGSTAPRAVQLLLIARFLERICDHATNIAEDVIYMVQAEVVRHHPEKLQ encoded by the coding sequence ATGGAAAGGCATGTTGACCAGGAGTTGAAAGAACTGAACAAGGAGATCCTGAAGATGGCTGCCCTGGCAGAAGAGGCCATCTATAGATCAGTAGAGGCGCTGAAGGGCCGGGATAAGGATATGGTAAAGAGCGTCATAAGCAACGACGCCGATATTGATAAGCTGGAATTGTCCGTGGATGAGAAGTGCATTGATCTGATAGCGCGCTATCAGCCGATGGCAAAGGATCTTCGTTTTATCACCACCGGTATGAAGATAAACGCTGAACTGGAAAGGATAGCGGACATTGCCGTGGATATAGCGCAGCGGACACTTGAGATAGTGGACAAGCCGCTGTTAAAGCCGCTTATAGATATACCCAGGCTGACGGCTGTGGCGCAGAATATGGTAAAGATGTCCATAGACGCGTTCGTAAAAGGGGATATCGCCCTGGCAAAGCAGGTCCTGTTGTCTGATTCGCAGGCCGATCAGCTCCGCGATGTGATACAAAAGGAGCTCATAGAAGATTACATGGTCAAGGACGGCTCTACGGCCCCCAGGGCTGTCCAGCTGTTGCTGATAGCCCGTTTCCTGGAGCGCATATGCGACCACGCTACCAATATCGCCGAGGACGTGATCTATATGGTCCAGGCAGAAGTCGTCCGGCATCATCCCGAGAAATTGCAGTAA